A region from the Terriglobia bacterium genome encodes:
- the rimM gene encoding ribosome maturation factor RimM (Essential for efficient processing of 16S rRNA) has translation MNSDVKPLLREMEEGEITLALVRKTQGRQGEVAAEILTDFPERFHQMKRVRLVKTGEAGSWKELEKVWFHKQAVILKFSGIETITDAEALVGSEVRIPQSEALPLPRNHHYIFELVGCRVVEDHSSREIGRVKEFLEAGGNNLLALETSHGELLVPFAEEICFSVDVQRREIRVRLPEGLFELNR, from the coding sequence TTGAATAGCGACGTCAAGCCGCTCCTCCGAGAGATGGAAGAAGGGGAGATTACTCTGGCCCTGGTAAGAAAGACCCAGGGCCGGCAAGGCGAGGTTGCGGCAGAAATTCTGACTGACTTTCCGGAGCGGTTCCACCAGATGAAGCGCGTCCGACTGGTGAAGACGGGTGAAGCCGGAAGTTGGAAGGAGTTGGAGAAGGTCTGGTTCCACAAGCAGGCGGTGATCCTGAAATTTTCCGGGATCGAGACGATTACGGACGCAGAAGCCCTGGTGGGATCAGAGGTCCGTATTCCTCAGAGTGAGGCGTTGCCGCTTCCGAGGAATCACCATTACATCTTTGAACTGGTGGGCTGCCGGGTGGTGGAGGACCACAGCAGCCGGGAGATCGGCCGGGTAAAGGAGTTCTTGGAAGCGGGTGGAAACAACCTCCTGGCCTTGGAAACCAGTCACGGCGAATTGCTGGTCCCTTTCGCCGAAGAAATCTGTTTCTCCGTCGACGTACAACGACGCGAGATTCGGGTGCGATTGCCCGAGGGGTTGTTTGAGTTGAATCGCTGA
- the trmD gene encoding tRNA (guanosine(37)-N1)-methyltransferase TrmD yields MVRFEIITIFPRFFEGPFSHGIVRRACEAELANIEVVDLRTFTEDKHRTVDDRPFGGGDGMVLKPEPIFKAVDYLDILREDAQSRSKAVILLSPQGKRFAQADAFRLASLDRIVLICGRYEGVDERVAEHLATEELSIGDYILTGGELAAAVVVDAVTRLLPGALGNEMSSQLDSFSGPADPQAVRGGSSAGTGTLSWPQYTRPESFRAWKVPEVLLSGNHQEIEKWRRQQAIEKTARMRPDLLGLTPSGSPVKAM; encoded by the coding sequence ATGGTCCGGTTTGAAATCATCACCATTTTCCCCAGGTTTTTTGAGGGCCCGTTCTCGCATGGAATCGTGCGGCGCGCTTGCGAGGCGGAGCTGGCAAACATCGAAGTGGTTGATCTGCGGACGTTCACCGAAGACAAGCATCGCACGGTGGACGATCGGCCTTTCGGCGGCGGGGACGGGATGGTCTTGAAACCTGAGCCCATCTTCAAAGCGGTGGATTACCTGGACATCCTCCGGGAGGATGCGCAATCCCGATCAAAGGCGGTCATTCTTCTTTCCCCCCAGGGGAAGCGGTTTGCCCAGGCCGACGCATTCCGGTTGGCGTCTTTAGATCGCATCGTCCTGATCTGCGGCCGCTACGAGGGCGTGGACGAACGCGTCGCAGAACACCTCGCCACGGAGGAGCTTTCCATTGGCGATTACATCCTGACCGGCGGAGAACTGGCCGCTGCAGTCGTCGTGGATGCGGTGACACGTCTCCTGCCGGGAGCACTGGGTAACGAGATGTCCTCCCAACTCGATTCTTTTTCTGGTCCGGCAGACCCTCAAGCGGTCCGTGGGGGTTCGAGCGCAGGAACCGGGACCTTGAGTTGGCCCCAGTATACCCGGCCGGAGAGCTTTCGTGCCTGGAAGGTTCCCGAGGTTCTGCTTTCGGGAAATCATCAGGAGATTGAGAAGTGGCGTCGACAGCAGGCAATCGAGAAGACGGCGCGAATGCGGCCGGATTTGCTGGGGTTGACGCCGTCCGGATCACCCGTCAAGGCGATGTGA